One part of the Bacillota bacterium genome encodes these proteins:
- a CDS encoding propanediol/glycerol family dehydratase large subunit, whose translation MNRSKRFEVLKERPVHQDGFVQEWADVGLVAMNGPNDPKPSIRIENGRVVEMDGKPRSEFDMIEQFIADHAINLELAEKVVGMDSQGLARMIVDVNVPRSEIVRLTTAMTPAKICEVLGHMNVVEMMMALQKVRCRKTPGNQAHVTSLRDNPVQIAAEGAEAAFRGFDELETTVGVVRYAPFNALALLVGSQTGRGGVLTQCALEEATELQLGMKGFTAYAETISVYGTENVFVDGDDTPWSKAFLASAYASRGLKMRFTSGTGSEVQMGYAEGKSMLYLEAKCVYITKGAGVQGLQNGSISCIGVPGAVPSGIRAVLAENLITTMLDLEVASGNDQTFSHSDIRRTARTMMQFLPGTDLIFSGYSAVPNYDNMFAGSNFDAEDYDDYLVLQRDLMVDGGLCPVSEEEVIAIRNKAARALQAIFRELGLPPITDEEVEAATYAHGSKEMPERNVVEDLKAAQELFKGPVTGLDIVKALAKNGFEDVANNVLGMLKQRVSGDYLHTSAVIDKNFVMRSAINDPNDYAGPGTGYRLSPERWEEIKNIPWAMRPDQIG comes from the coding sequence TTGAACAGATCCAAGCGCTTCGAGGTCTTGAAGGAGCGGCCGGTCCACCAGGACGGTTTCGTGCAGGAGTGGGCTGACGTGGGTCTTGTAGCCATGAACGGCCCAAACGATCCTAAACCCAGCATCAGGATCGAAAACGGCCGCGTGGTGGAGATGGACGGGAAGCCGCGCAGCGAGTTCGATATGATCGAACAGTTCATTGCCGACCACGCCATAAATTTGGAACTGGCCGAAAAAGTAGTTGGCATGGACTCTCAGGGACTGGCCAGGATGATCGTCGATGTCAACGTGCCGCGTTCCGAGATCGTCAGGCTCACCACGGCCATGACCCCGGCAAAGATCTGCGAGGTCCTGGGCCACATGAACGTGGTTGAGATGATGATGGCCCTGCAGAAGGTTCGTTGCCGCAAGACGCCCGGCAACCAGGCCCACGTCACCAGCCTGCGCGACAACCCTGTACAAATCGCCGCCGAGGGGGCCGAAGCCGCCTTCCGCGGGTTCGACGAGCTCGAGACGACGGTGGGCGTAGTACGCTATGCTCCCTTTAATGCCCTCGCCCTTCTCGTCGGCTCGCAGACAGGACGGGGCGGCGTCCTTACCCAGTGCGCGCTGGAAGAGGCAACCGAACTCCAGCTTGGCATGAAGGGCTTTACGGCGTACGCGGAGACCATCTCCGTATACGGCACTGAGAATGTGTTCGTCGACGGCGACGATACGCCCTGGTCGAAGGCATTCCTGGCCTCCGCTTACGCTTCGCGTGGCCTCAAGATGCGCTTTACCTCAGGGACCGGCTCCGAGGTTCAGATGGGTTACGCTGAGGGCAAATCAATGCTTTATCTCGAAGCCAAGTGCGTGTACATCACCAAGGGCGCCGGAGTGCAGGGGCTGCAGAACGGGTCCATCAGCTGCATCGGCGTGCCTGGCGCCGTGCCCAGCGGCATCCGAGCGGTGCTGGCCGAAAACCTCATCACCACCATGCTCGACCTGGAGGTCGCCTCCGGCAACGATCAGACCTTCAGCCATTCCGATATCCGGCGGACAGCCCGCACAATGATGCAGTTCCTGCCCGGGACTGACCTCATCTTCTCGGGTTACAGCGCCGTACCGAACTACGATAACATGTTCGCCGGCTCCAACTTCGACGCCGAGGACTATGACGATTACCTGGTACTGCAGCGCGACCTCATGGTAGACGGCGGCCTGTGTCCGGTTTCCGAGGAAGAGGTCATCGCCATCCGCAACAAGGCGGCCCGGGCGCTTCAGGCGATCTTCAGGGAACTTGGCCTGCCTCCAATTACCGACGAAGAGGTTGAGGCGGCTACCTATGCGCACGGCAGCAAAGAGATGCCCGAGCGTAACGTGGTGGAGGACCTCAAGGCGGCTCAGGAGCTCTTCAAGGGTCCTGTCACGGGCCTCGACATCGTGAAGGCCCTGGCCAAGAACGGCTTTGAGGATGTGGCGAACAACGTGCTCGGGATGCTGAAGCAGCGCGTGTCGGGCGATTACCTGCACACATCCGCGGTCATCGACAAGAACTTTGTTATGAGAAGCGCCATCAACGATCCCAACGACTACGCCGGCCCTGGCACGGGTTATCGCCTCTCACCCGAGCGCTGGGAAGAGATCAAGAACATCCCGTGGGCCATGCGCCCGGATCAAATTGGCTGA